The following are encoded together in the Citrobacter arsenatis genome:
- the accB gene encoding acetyl-CoA carboxylase biotin carboxyl carrier protein yields the protein MDIRKIKKLIELVEESGISELEISEGEESVRISRAAPAASFPMMQQAYAAPVMQQPALSNAVAQTASPSMEAPAAAEISGHIVRSPMVGTFYRTPSPDAKAFIEIGQKVNAGDTLCIVEAMKMMNQIEADKSGVVKAILVESGQPVEFDEPLVVIE from the coding sequence ATGGATATTCGTAAGATTAAAAAACTGATCGAGCTGGTTGAAGAATCAGGCATCTCCGAACTGGAAATTTCTGAAGGCGAAGAGTCTGTACGCATCAGCCGTGCGGCGCCAGCTGCAAGTTTTCCAATGATGCAACAGGCTTATGCTGCACCAGTGATGCAGCAGCCAGCTCTGTCTAACGCTGTCGCACAAACTGCCTCTCCAAGTATGGAAGCTCCGGCAGCAGCGGAAATCAGTGGTCACATCGTACGCTCCCCAATGGTTGGTACGTTCTACCGCACCCCGAGCCCGGATGCGAAAGCGTTCATCGAAATCGGTCAGAAAGTGAATGCGGGCGATACCCTGTGCATCGTTGAAGCCATGAAAATGATGAACCAGATCGAAGCTGATAAATCCGGCGTAGTGAAAGCGATTCTGGTAGAAAGCGGTCAACCGGTAGAATTTGACGAGCCGCTGGTCGTCATCGAATAA